A genomic stretch from Carbonactinospora thermoautotrophica includes:
- a CDS encoding MaoC family dehydratase N-terminal domain-containing protein: MPLDPSFIGRTYPPSEPYEVGREKIREFADAIGDLNPAYRDPEAAKALGYPDVIAPPTFPIALTLKASERIITDPSLGLDYSRVVHGEQRFVYSRPVRAGDRLVVELHIDNIRSAAGNDIMSIRAEVSTEDGEHVVTAYSTLVARGTAEREG, from the coding sequence ATGCCACTCGACCCCTCGTTCATCGGGCGGACGTACCCGCCGAGCGAGCCGTACGAGGTGGGTCGCGAGAAGATCCGGGAGTTCGCCGACGCGATCGGGGACCTCAACCCGGCATACCGCGACCCGGAGGCGGCCAAGGCCCTCGGGTACCCGGACGTCATCGCCCCGCCGACGTTCCCGATCGCGCTCACGCTCAAGGCGTCCGAGCGGATCATCACCGACCCCAGCCTGGGCCTGGACTACAGCCGCGTGGTCCACGGGGAGCAGCGGTTCGTGTACTCGCGCCCGGTCCGGGCCGGTGACCGGCTCGTCGTCGAGCTGCACATCGACAACATCCGGTCAGCGGCTGGCAACGACATCATGTCCATCCGGGCTGAGGTGTCCACGGAGGATGGGGAGCACGTGGTGACCGCGTACTCGACGCTGGTCGCCCGCGGGACCGCCGAGAGGGAGGGCTGA
- a CDS encoding alpha/beta fold hydrolase has protein sequence MRRTDYEVFDLGDFALQSGTTLRGAKLAYKTHGSLADDRSNAVVYPTWYSGRYWENEWLIGEGMALDPTRYFIIVPNLFGNGVSSSPSNTPPPFDRARFPHVTLYDNIRAQHRLVTERFGIERLRLVTGWSMGAQQTYQWAVAYPDMVERILPFCGSPRTSDHNKVFLEGVKAALTADTAWQRGWYDTQPWTGLRAMARVYAGWGFSQAFYWQERWRDLGYTSLESFLVGFWEGFFLDGRDANNLLAMLWTWQRGDVGATPGFDGDTERALASITAQAIVMPAQKDLYFPPEDEEWTVSHLRQAELRIIPGVWGHFAGGGLNPEDTAFIDAALKELLAR, from the coding sequence ATGAGACGGACCGACTACGAGGTCTTCGACCTCGGCGACTTCGCCCTCCAAAGCGGCACCACCCTCCGCGGGGCGAAGCTCGCGTACAAGACGCACGGCTCGCTGGCCGACGACCGCTCCAACGCCGTCGTCTACCCGACCTGGTACTCGGGGCGGTACTGGGAGAACGAGTGGCTCATCGGCGAGGGCATGGCGCTCGACCCGACCCGGTACTTCATCATCGTGCCGAACCTGTTCGGCAACGGCGTGTCGTCGTCGCCCAGCAACACCCCGCCGCCGTTCGACCGCGCCCGCTTTCCCCACGTCACGCTGTACGACAACATCCGCGCCCAGCACCGGCTGGTGACCGAGCGGTTCGGGATCGAGCGGCTGCGGCTCGTCACCGGCTGGTCGATGGGGGCGCAGCAGACCTACCAGTGGGCGGTCGCCTATCCCGACATGGTCGAGCGGATCCTGCCGTTCTGCGGGTCGCCGCGGACCAGCGATCACAACAAGGTCTTCCTGGAGGGGGTGAAGGCCGCCCTCACCGCGGACACCGCCTGGCAGCGGGGGTGGTACGACACGCAGCCGTGGACCGGGCTCCGGGCGATGGCCCGGGTGTACGCCGGCTGGGGCTTCTCCCAGGCCTTCTACTGGCAGGAACGCTGGCGCGACCTGGGATACACCTCTTTGGAGAGCTTCCTCGTGGGGTTCTGGGAGGGGTTCTTCCTGGACGGTCGCGACGCCAACAACCTGCTCGCCATGCTCTGGACCTGGCAGAGGGGCGACGTAGGCGCGACCCCGGGCTTCGACGGCGACACCGAGCGGGCGCTGGCGTCGATCACGGCCCAGGCGATCGTGATGCCGGCGCAGAAGGATCTCTATTTCCCCCCGGAAGACGAGGAGTGGACGGTGAGCCACCTGCGCCAGGCCGAGCTGCGGATCATCCCTGGCGTGTGGGGGCACTTCGCCGGTGGAGGCCTCAACCCCGAGGACACCGCCTTCATCGACGCCGCGCTGAAGGAACTGCTGGCCCGCTGA
- a CDS encoding GNAT family N-acetyltransferase gives MSMSTYVLRRAEADEISVVQDLLREAARWLHQRGYDQWDQAPQRFSAQRLRPYVERGEVWLLWDADRAVATITVEFEGDPEFWTPDELAEPAAYVAKLAVTRSHAGQELGARMLAWARDYAARQGAEWVRLDAWKTNPDLHAYYRDRGWQHVRTVDLPHRRSGALFQLPAERAEIDGIVEYHPKPWRLGVLRTRPSVPASDRSALYADTAGNWRPSHQHITEGGAPWVVHRWLGRPVEVGWLPDYRYRIAADATGQWALYVREGGRWHREGPVLTEPGEHEDLLQDHRTGHPAQGPWLTNNGTATRWTLKRGHEYVLKHAPGENNAEAPLRACRMVVYELAAPTP, from the coding sequence ATGAGCATGTCAACGTACGTCCTGCGGCGCGCCGAGGCCGACGAGATCAGCGTCGTGCAGGATCTCCTCCGGGAGGCCGCCCGGTGGCTGCACCAGCGTGGGTACGACCAGTGGGACCAGGCGCCGCAACGCTTCTCGGCTCAACGGCTGCGGCCCTACGTCGAGCGGGGCGAGGTGTGGCTGCTGTGGGACGCCGACCGGGCCGTTGCCACGATCACCGTCGAGTTCGAGGGCGACCCGGAGTTCTGGACCCCCGACGAACTCGCCGAGCCCGCCGCGTACGTGGCCAAGCTCGCGGTCACCCGCTCCCACGCTGGCCAGGAGCTGGGCGCCCGCATGCTCGCCTGGGCACGCGACTACGCAGCCCGCCAGGGTGCTGAGTGGGTGCGCCTGGACGCGTGGAAGACCAACCCCGATCTGCACGCGTACTACCGGGATCGTGGGTGGCAGCACGTACGGACCGTGGACCTGCCGCATCGGCGCAGCGGCGCGCTGTTCCAGCTCCCCGCCGAACGAGCGGAGATCGACGGCATCGTCGAGTACCACCCGAAGCCGTGGCGGCTGGGAGTCCTCCGGACCCGACCGAGCGTGCCCGCCAGCGACCGGAGCGCCCTCTACGCCGACACCGCGGGCAACTGGCGTCCCTCCCACCAGCACATCACCGAAGGCGGCGCCCCGTGGGTCGTCCACCGCTGGCTCGGGCGGCCCGTCGAGGTCGGCTGGCTCCCCGACTACCGCTACCGGATCGCCGCCGATGCCACCGGCCAGTGGGCGCTGTACGTCCGCGAAGGCGGCCGCTGGCACCGCGAGGGCCCTGTCCTCACCGAGCCAGGCGAGCACGAGGACCTCCTGCAAGACCACCGGACCGGCCACCCGGCGCAAGGCCCCTGGCTCACCAACAACGGCACCGCCACCCGGTGGACACTCAAGCGCGGCCACGAATACGTCCTGAAGCACGCACCCGGCGAGAACAACGCCGAGGCCCCGCTCCGCGCGTGCCGCATGGTCGTCTACGAACTCGCCGCCCCCACCCCGTAG
- a CDS encoding MaoC family dehydratase has product MATTLNYDDVEVGIELPAQVFPVRRDTLVRYAGASGDFNPIHWNERVAKSVGLPDVIAHGMLTMAEAARVVTDWIGDPGAIVEYGVRFTKPVVVPDDDRGAEIVVAGKVAEKLEGRRVRIDLTATSQGEKVLARSQMIVQLA; this is encoded by the coding sequence ATGGCGACGACGCTGAACTACGACGACGTCGAGGTCGGCATCGAGCTGCCGGCGCAGGTCTTCCCGGTCCGGCGCGACACGCTCGTCCGGTACGCGGGCGCGTCCGGGGACTTCAACCCCATCCACTGGAACGAGCGGGTCGCCAAGAGCGTCGGCCTGCCCGACGTGATCGCCCACGGCATGCTCACCATGGCCGAAGCCGCGCGCGTCGTCACCGACTGGATCGGCGATCCCGGGGCGATCGTCGAGTACGGGGTGCGCTTCACCAAGCCGGTCGTGGTTCCCGACGACGACCGGGGCGCCGAGATCGTGGTCGCCGGCAAGGTCGCCGAGAAGCTCGAGGGCCGGCGGGTCCGGATCGACCTGACCGCCACCAGCCAGGGTGAGAAGGTGCTCGCCAGGTCTCAGATGATCGTGCAGCTCGCCTGA
- a CDS encoding pyridoxal phosphate-dependent aminotransferase — translation MNSPAAAESRRRVSARVGGIAESATLAVDSKAKALKAAGRPVIGFGAGEPDFPTPDYIVEAAIEACRNPKYHRYTPAGGLPELKAAIAEKTRRDSGYEVSAAQVLVTNGGKQAIYEAFATILDPGDEVLLPAPYWTTYPESIRLAGGVPVEIMTDESTGYLASVEQLEAALTPRTKVLLFVSPSNPTGAVYPPEQVKAIGEWAAERGLWVITDEIYEHLVYGDARFASMPVLVPELADRCIVVNGVAKTYAMTGWRVGWLIGPQDVVKAATNLQSHATSNVANVSQAAALAAVSGDLSAVERMKEAFDRRRRTIVRMLNEIPGVTCPEPQGAFYAYPSVKGVLGKEIRGRRPQTSAELAELILEEVEVAVVPGEAFGTQGYLRLSYALSDADLTEGVQRIHKLLAEAR, via the coding sequence ATGAATTCGCCCGCTGCAGCCGAGTCCCGTCGACGCGTCTCCGCCCGCGTCGGCGGCATCGCCGAGTCCGCCACCTTGGCCGTCGACTCCAAGGCCAAGGCGCTCAAGGCCGCCGGCCGCCCGGTCATCGGCTTCGGGGCCGGAGAGCCGGACTTCCCGACGCCTGACTACATCGTCGAGGCCGCGATCGAGGCCTGCCGCAACCCCAAGTACCACCGGTACACGCCCGCTGGCGGGCTACCCGAGCTGAAGGCGGCCATCGCCGAGAAGACCAGGCGTGACTCCGGGTACGAAGTCAGCGCCGCGCAGGTGTTGGTCACCAACGGCGGCAAGCAGGCCATCTACGAGGCCTTCGCCACCATTCTCGACCCGGGCGACGAGGTCCTGCTCCCCGCGCCGTACTGGACCACCTACCCCGAGTCGATCCGGCTCGCCGGCGGCGTACCCGTCGAGATCATGACCGACGAGTCGACCGGGTACCTGGCCAGCGTCGAGCAGCTGGAGGCGGCGCTCACCCCGCGCACCAAGGTGCTGCTGTTCGTCTCACCCTCGAACCCGACCGGCGCGGTGTACCCGCCCGAGCAGGTCAAGGCCATCGGCGAGTGGGCGGCCGAACGGGGCCTGTGGGTGATCACCGACGAGATCTACGAGCACCTGGTGTACGGGGACGCGCGGTTCGCCTCCATGCCGGTGCTCGTGCCCGAGCTCGCCGACCGCTGCATCGTGGTCAACGGCGTGGCCAAGACCTACGCGATGACCGGTTGGCGGGTCGGCTGGCTGATCGGCCCGCAGGACGTGGTGAAGGCCGCGACCAACCTCCAGTCGCACGCGACCTCGAACGTGGCGAACGTCTCCCAGGCGGCGGCGCTCGCCGCGGTGTCCGGCGACCTGTCGGCGGTCGAGCGCATGAAGGAGGCCTTCGACCGGCGGCGTCGCACGATCGTCCGGATGCTGAACGAGATCCCGGGCGTGACATGTCCCGAGCCGCAGGGCGCGTTCTACGCGTACCCCTCCGTGAAGGGCGTGCTGGGCAAGGAGATCCGGGGGCGCCGGCCGCAGACCTCCGCCGAGCTCGCCGAGCTGATCCTGGAGGAGGTCGAGGTGGCCGTCGTGCCGGGCGAGGCGTTCGGCACCCAGGGCTACCTGCGTCTGTCGTACGCGCTCTCCGACGCCGACCTCACCGAGGGCGTGCAGCGCATCCACAAGCTGCTGGCCGAGGCGCGCTGA
- a CDS encoding acetamidase/formamidase family protein, translated as MWFEGRISGVVDIPHACCSPVLPVAIFDFDVKPSATGLVVVDHGQRAISS; from the coding sequence GTGTGGTTCGAGGGCCGGATCAGCGGGGTGGTCGACATCCCCCACGCGTGCTGCTCTCCAGTACTGCCGGTTGCGATCTTCGACTTCGACGTGAAGCCGTCCGCGACCGGCCTGGTCGTCGTTGACCACGGGCAGCGCGCCATCTCCTCGTGA
- a CDS encoding adenosine deaminase — translation MVRVRDLRRLPKAHLHLHFTGSMRPATLLELADKHGVRLPDALTSGHPPKLRATDERGWFRFQRLYDIARSVIRDESDIRRLLREAAEDERAEGSGWLEIQVEPSTYARRLGGLTPTVELILDACREASAATGVGIALIIAANRTRHPLDARTLARLAAQYAGRGVVGFGLSNDERRGTAAEFERAFRIAQRAGLMAVPHAGELLGARSVREALDLLGAQRLGHGVRAVEDPALVERIASAGITLEVCPASNVALGVAAKPGDVPVRQLFEAGVPIALGADDPLLFGSRLVEQYEIARREHGLSDAELAELARASIRGSAAPDEVKKRLLAGVDAWLADEDPA, via the coding sequence ATGGTGCGAGTTCGCGATCTTCGCCGACTACCGAAAGCCCATCTGCACCTGCATTTCACCGGGTCGATGCGCCCCGCGACCCTGCTGGAGCTCGCGGACAAGCACGGCGTCCGCCTGCCGGACGCGCTGACCAGCGGACACCCACCCAAGCTGCGAGCCACCGATGAGCGGGGCTGGTTCCGCTTCCAGCGGCTGTACGACATCGCCCGTTCCGTGATCCGGGACGAGTCCGACATCCGGCGGCTGCTGCGGGAGGCCGCCGAGGACGAGCGGGCCGAGGGGTCGGGGTGGCTGGAGATCCAGGTCGAGCCCTCGACGTACGCCCGCCGGCTCGGCGGGCTGACCCCGACGGTCGAGCTGATCCTCGACGCCTGCCGCGAGGCCTCCGCGGCCACCGGGGTGGGGATCGCCTTGATCATCGCCGCCAACCGCACCCGGCATCCCCTGGACGCGCGGACGCTCGCGCGGCTCGCCGCCCAGTACGCGGGGCGCGGCGTGGTCGGGTTCGGGCTGTCCAACGACGAACGGCGTGGCACGGCGGCCGAGTTCGAGCGGGCCTTCCGGATCGCCCAGCGGGCCGGGCTCATGGCCGTGCCCCACGCCGGGGAGTTGCTCGGGGCGCGCAGCGTCCGGGAGGCACTCGACCTGCTGGGCGCGCAGCGGCTCGGGCACGGCGTGCGCGCGGTCGAGGATCCCGCGCTGGTGGAGCGGATCGCCTCCGCCGGGATCACGCTCGAGGTGTGCCCCGCGTCCAACGTCGCGCTCGGCGTGGCGGCCAAGCCCGGCGACGTGCCGGTACGGCAACTGTTCGAGGCGGGGGTGCCGATCGCGCTCGGCGCGGACGATCCGCTGCTCTTCGGGTCACGCCTGGTCGAGCAGTACGAGATCGCCCGGCGCGAGCACGGCCTGTCCGACGCCGAGCTGGCCGAGCTGGCCCGGGCCTCCATCCGCGGTTCGGCCGCACCCGACGAGGTGAAGAAACGGTTGCTCGCCGGTGTGGACGCCTGGCTGGCCGACGAGGATCCCGCCTGA
- a CDS encoding UDP-N-acetylmuramate dehydrogenase: MREETDVPLSTLTTLRLGGPARRLVTAETEQEVIEAVTTADRAGEPLLILGGGSNVVVSDDGFDGTVLRIATTGIEREQLDDGLCLGIQAGVNWDDFVQTAIEHGLAGVECLSGIPGLAGATPIQNVGAYGQEVAQTITWVKVLDRRTGEVVRMPREACGFRYRDSVFKRNPDRYVVLEVWFRFDPPSARPLSAPIRYAEVARALDVELGDRVPLQEARAAVLGLRRRKGMVLDPQDHDTWSAGSFFTNPILAAAEFAELEKRVAERLGPGVTPPRYPEADGRVKTSAAWLIERAGFPKGYGDGPARISTKHTLALTNRGGATTEDLLALAREVRDGVRAAFGVELVNEPVLVGVKL, from the coding sequence GTGCGCGAAGAGACCGACGTCCCCCTGTCCACGCTGACCACCCTGCGCCTGGGTGGTCCGGCGCGCCGGCTCGTGACGGCCGAGACCGAGCAGGAGGTCATCGAAGCGGTCACCACGGCCGACCGCGCCGGGGAACCGCTGCTCATCCTCGGAGGCGGCAGCAACGTGGTCGTCAGCGACGACGGGTTCGACGGCACGGTCCTGCGCATCGCCACCACCGGGATCGAGCGCGAACAGCTCGACGATGGGCTGTGCCTCGGCATCCAGGCCGGCGTGAACTGGGACGACTTCGTCCAGACCGCCATCGAGCACGGGCTCGCCGGTGTGGAGTGCCTGTCCGGCATCCCCGGCCTGGCCGGCGCCACGCCGATCCAGAACGTCGGCGCGTACGGCCAGGAGGTCGCCCAGACCATCACCTGGGTGAAAGTCCTGGACCGGCGCACCGGCGAGGTCGTCCGCATGCCGCGGGAAGCCTGCGGGTTCAGGTACCGGGACAGCGTCTTCAAGCGGAACCCCGACCGGTACGTCGTGCTCGAGGTGTGGTTCCGCTTCGACCCGCCCTCGGCGCGACCGCTGAGCGCCCCCATCCGGTACGCCGAGGTGGCCCGCGCGCTGGACGTCGAACTGGGGGACCGGGTGCCGCTCCAGGAGGCCCGCGCGGCCGTGCTGGGGCTGCGCCGCCGCAAGGGCATGGTCCTGGACCCGCAGGATCACGACACCTGGAGCGCCGGTTCCTTCTTCACCAACCCGATCCTGGCCGCCGCGGAGTTCGCCGAGCTGGAGAAGCGCGTCGCCGAGCGCCTCGGCCCGGGCGTGACCCCGCCGCGCTACCCGGAGGCGGACGGCAGGGTGAAGACCTCCGCAGCCTGGCTGATCGAGCGAGCCGGCTTCCCCAAGGGTTACGGCGACGGCCCGGCCCGCATCTCCACCAAGCACACGCTGGCGCTCACGAACCGCGGCGGCGCCACCACCGAGGACCTGCTCGCCCTCGCCCGCGAGGTCCGCGACGGGGTACGCGCGGCCTTCGGGGTCGAGCTGGTCAACGAGCCCGTCCTGGTCGGCGTCAAGCTCTGA
- the rpmG gene encoding 50S ribosomal protein L33 — protein sequence MAATDVRPKITLACVDCKERNYITRKNRRNDPDRLELKKFCPRCRTHTVHRETR from the coding sequence GTGGCTGCGACCGATGTCCGCCCCAAGATCACGCTCGCGTGCGTGGACTGCAAGGAGCGGAACTACATCACGCGGAAGAACCGCCGCAACGACCCGGACCGGCTGGAGCTGAAGAAGTTCTGCCCCCGCTGCCGGACCCACACGGTTCACCGCGAGACGCGCTGA